Proteins encoded together in one Chitinophaga sp. LS1 window:
- a CDS encoding RICIN domain-containing protein — protein sequence MKQKTIMLLLLVCTLATHAQVVLYSDINYGGTAISFPVGNYRLADMNAAGFPDDGLSSFSIPSGYQITFFADDNFTGKSFSSTASSTWIGTEWNDQVTSFIVSMIPPSQGTANWIWSPNAGPANTWIAFRKKLSLASKPASALTKIAAENKYWLYVNNQLVVKDGGLSIRPDLVNTYYDEVDIAPYLQAGENTIAVLVWYKGGQNGYSERAVGNGGLLFDAGSVVVSDDTWKYSVHPSFGATTQLILNGQDYKWIAFPVSYDAANEPAGWTSAGFNDASWATAVKKGLPPVAPWNSLVPRGIPFWREAELSNYQNSIPASVTANTTITGTVGTNIQLRPYLHVNAPAGVKIEITVNRHYWQEYITKAGDQEFECFAWQNSSNHTVTYEFSNVTGTVQILGLKYRESSYNVDITGQFNSSDASLNTLWTKAKNTSKVCMRDQYYDCPDRERGQWWGDVSEQILYSFYLYDTSVNKLTRKAFRELMNTQKGNGSLYTTAPGTSFHLPDQNLAAVAMIWKYYMYSGDRALLQEIYPQLKKYIQFCVASSNADGMLLLQNDAWNWIDWGTNIDPVPVGSANTVFNALYISVLETAINTANLLGQTADATYYQGLQTKVKNNFNNYFWNSASRAYMSSNVSSRLVDDRSNAWALSTGLANDQQKAGALSVLKNRNDAGPYQEMYVEENLFKLDPTAAITRMKNRFTPMINSWSSTLWEDFTESNSNAGYSSNNHAWSAGPLYVMSAYLLGIRPTQPAYVEFTFAPQPGGVTQFAGVVPSVKGNIIASFSLGSTGFTQSLTSPSGTTAIVSVPKDVLSTLISEIKVGGVTVWKNGTFLGGVSGVTFFQQNDVSVQFKVSPGSWEFTALPFSSTDPVITYVDCNYSGTAVSLPVGNYTLAQMNAKGIPDDAISSLVVAEGYKVILYADDNFTGQTETLTANNNCITWSALHDKTTSIRVLTNGFTNLSGTYFIQNRASGLQMDVNGASTADGASVIHSEYNGNANQQFIFTHLGDGNYKILAKHSSKSLDVNAASLLNGANVIQHPYHDPVESHQNFIIVATGDGYYKIIAKHSGKVLQVNGVSGGGLVHQWSNIGQINGQWAFTAGAAAVAAETTSSLSVDPNPATSMITIKLAATKEEKLYMRIYNASGTLVSPARKIYSGQQFNLSALPAGLYIVNVTIGDKVLSKKVVKY from the coding sequence CATTCCCCGTTGGAAATTACAGGCTTGCAGATATGAATGCGGCCGGTTTCCCGGATGATGGCCTCTCCTCTTTTTCCATCCCTTCAGGGTATCAGATTACCTTTTTTGCGGATGATAATTTTACCGGAAAATCCTTTAGTTCCACTGCATCTTCTACATGGATTGGTACTGAATGGAATGACCAGGTAACCTCTTTTATTGTCAGCATGATTCCCCCTTCACAGGGAACGGCCAACTGGATCTGGTCCCCCAATGCTGGTCCGGCAAACACCTGGATCGCTTTCAGGAAAAAGCTAAGCCTTGCATCCAAACCCGCTTCTGCACTCACTAAAATTGCCGCAGAAAATAAGTACTGGCTGTATGTAAATAATCAGCTGGTGGTAAAAGATGGTGGGCTCTCTATTCGTCCTGATCTGGTGAATACCTATTATGATGAAGTAGATATTGCACCCTATCTGCAGGCTGGTGAGAATACCATTGCCGTATTGGTATGGTATAAAGGAGGACAGAATGGTTATTCAGAACGGGCTGTCGGCAATGGCGGTTTATTATTTGATGCCGGTTCCGTAGTTGTGTCAGATGATACCTGGAAGTACAGCGTGCATCCTTCTTTTGGAGCTACCACTCAATTAATTCTGAACGGACAGGATTACAAATGGATTGCATTCCCTGTTTCCTATGATGCCGCAAATGAACCCGCCGGCTGGACAAGCGCAGGTTTTAACGATGCCTCATGGGCCACAGCCGTAAAGAAAGGTCTCCCCCCAGTTGCACCCTGGAATTCACTCGTACCCCGCGGTATCCCATTCTGGAGAGAGGCTGAATTAAGCAATTATCAGAATTCAATACCAGCCTCTGTTACAGCTAATACGACCATTACCGGAACTGTTGGTACCAATATACAGTTGCGTCCCTATTTGCACGTAAATGCCCCTGCAGGCGTGAAAATAGAAATTACTGTAAACAGGCATTACTGGCAGGAATATATTACCAAAGCCGGTGATCAGGAATTTGAATGTTTTGCATGGCAGAACTCAAGTAATCATACCGTTACCTACGAGTTTTCAAACGTAACAGGGACAGTACAGATATTGGGTCTGAAATACAGAGAGTCCAGCTATAATGTAGATATCACCGGCCAGTTTAATTCTTCTGATGCATCGTTAAATACTTTGTGGACAAAGGCTAAAAACACGTCCAAAGTATGTATGCGTGATCAGTACTATGATTGTCCTGACCGTGAACGTGGCCAATGGTGGGGAGATGTATCTGAACAAATCCTCTACTCATTCTATTTATACGATACCAGTGTAAATAAACTGACACGCAAAGCTTTCCGCGAATTGATGAATACACAGAAAGGAAATGGTTCCCTCTATACTACAGCACCAGGTACCTCCTTTCATCTGCCTGATCAGAACCTGGCCGCAGTTGCCATGATCTGGAAGTACTACATGTATAGCGGAGACAGAGCTTTGTTACAGGAAATCTATCCGCAATTGAAAAAATACATCCAGTTTTGTGTAGCCAGCTCTAATGCTGACGGTATGCTCCTGTTGCAAAATGATGCATGGAACTGGATTGACTGGGGTACTAACATTGATCCCGTACCTGTAGGCAGTGCCAATACGGTGTTCAACGCACTTTATATCTCTGTTCTGGAAACCGCTATTAATACGGCAAACCTTTTAGGCCAGACTGCCGATGCGACTTATTACCAGGGACTGCAGACAAAGGTGAAGAACAACTTCAATAATTATTTCTGGAACAGCGCATCACGTGCCTATATGTCCAGCAATGTGTCATCCCGTTTGGTTGATGACAGAAGTAATGCCTGGGCTTTATCTACCGGACTGGCCAATGATCAGCAGAAAGCCGGTGCGCTGAGTGTTTTGAAAAACAGAAATGATGCAGGTCCATACCAGGAAATGTACGTTGAAGAAAACCTGTTTAAGCTGGACCCAACTGCTGCTATTACACGCATGAAGAATCGTTTTACACCGATGATCAATAGCTGGTCATCTACCCTGTGGGAAGATTTTACAGAAAGTAACAGTAATGCAGGATATTCCAGTAATAACCATGCATGGTCTGCCGGTCCCTTGTATGTGATGAGTGCTTACCTCCTGGGTATCCGTCCTACACAGCCTGCTTATGTTGAGTTTACATTTGCTCCACAGCCGGGAGGCGTTACGCAATTTGCTGGCGTAGTACCCAGTGTGAAAGGAAATATCATCGCCAGCTTCTCTCTTGGCAGCACTGGTTTTACACAAAGCCTCACATCTCCTTCAGGCACCACTGCCATTGTAAGTGTTCCAAAAGATGTATTGTCCACCCTTATTTCTGAGATTAAGGTAGGAGGTGTAACCGTATGGAAAAATGGTACTTTCTTAGGTGGCGTGAGTGGTGTTACGTTCTTTCAGCAGAATGATGTATCTGTACAGTTTAAAGTGAGTCCGGGAAGCTGGGAGTTCACCGCTTTGCCATTTAGTAGTACAGATCCGGTGATCACTTATGTAGATTGTAATTACAGCGGAACTGCTGTCAGTCTCCCTGTAGGCAACTATACCCTGGCGCAGATGAATGCAAAAGGTATACCTGATGATGCGATTTCATCATTGGTAGTAGCCGAAGGATATAAAGTAATTCTGTATGCAGATGATAACTTTACTGGTCAGACAGAAACGCTGACTGCAAATAATAACTGTATTACCTGGTCTGCACTCCATGATAAAACGACCTCTATACGTGTGTTGACGAATGGCTTTACCAATCTCTCAGGTACGTATTTTATACAGAACAGGGCCAGTGGTTTACAGATGGATGTAAACGGAGCATCTACTGCCGATGGTGCCAGTGTCATTCACTCTGAGTATAATGGTAACGCCAACCAGCAGTTTATCTTTACACATCTGGGCGATGGTAATTATAAGATCCTCGCTAAACACAGCAGCAAATCGCTGGATGTAAATGCCGCTTCTCTTTTAAATGGTGCCAATGTAATTCAGCACCCATATCATGATCCGGTTGAAAGTCATCAGAATTTTATCATCGTTGCTACCGGAGACGGTTACTATAAGATTATTGCTAAACACAGCGGAAAGGTGTTGCAGGTAAATGGTGTTTCAGGCGGAGGACTGGTACATCAATGGTCAAATATCGGACAGATAAATGGTCAGTGGGCATTCACCGCCGGTGCGGCTGCTGTTGCCGCAGAAACTACGTCCTCACTTTCTGTAGATCCAAACCCTGCTACAAGCATGATAACGATAAAATTGGCTGCTACAAAAGAAGAAAAGCTTTATATGCGTATTTACAATGCATCCGGAACATTGGTGAGTCCGGCCCGGAAGATTTACAGCGGTCAGCAGTTTAATCTGTCTGCATTGCCTGCCGGGCTTTATATTGTCAATGTTACGATTGGTGACAAAGTTTTGAGTAAAAAGGTTGTGAAGTACTAA